A region from the Ammospiza nelsoni isolate bAmmNel1 chromosome 1, bAmmNel1.pri, whole genome shotgun sequence genome encodes:
- the TSHZ1 gene encoding teashirt homolog 1 — protein sequence MPRRKQQAPRRSAAYVPEEELKAAEIDEDSVEDDGLSLDIQENEYLCNEEAEIKEAQSYQNSPVSTATNQDAGYGSPFSENSDQLAHFKSTSSKEEKEDPQCTDNVSYPQDSLAQIKAVYANLLSETCWSSLALDLKKSNPTTSNNGISQNENVTSTDTNANSQSTCTTSTNTSTSTTTSSTSNSNSNSGGSGYDWHQAALAKTLQQTSSYGLLPEPSLFSTVQLYRQNNKLYGSVFTGASKFRCKDCSAAYDTLVELTVHMNETGHYRDDNRDKEADKTKRWSKPRKRSLMEMEGKEDAQKVLKCMYCGHSFESLQDLSVHMIKTKHYQKVPLKEPVPAITKLVPSTKKRALQDLASPCSPEPTGITAEASLGESAKDQKTANPYVTPNNRYGYQNGASYTWQFEARKAQILKCMECGSSHDTLQQLTAHMMVTGHFLKVTNSASKKGKQLVLDPVVEEKIQSIPLPPTTHTRLPASNIKKQPDSPAGSTNSEEKKDLEKEKLVVTETEKKIKEESEDSTEKFEPTTLYQYLREEDLDDSPKGGIDILKSLENTVTTAISKAQNGAPSWGGYPSIHAAYQLPGTVKPLQPAVQSVQMQPSYTSSVKSLSSEHNALIHSPGNLTPPPHKSNVSAMEELVEKVTGKINVKKEEKPLEKEKSSPVKPMSPAAKENKDFPKAEEINNKQQPKKSSESEVQKVKKDSPAEAHTPNGTEPLKTKVANGCNNLGIITDHSPEPSFINPLSALQSIMNTHLGKISKPVSPSLDPLAMLYKISNSMLDKPIYPTTPVKQADAIDRYYYENSDQPIDLTKSKNKPLVSSVADSASSPLRESALLDISDMVKNLTGRLTPKSSTPSTVSEKSDADGSSFEEALDELSPVHKRKGRQSNWNPQHLLILQAQFASSLRETPEGKYIMSDLGPQERVHISKFTGLSMTTISHWLANVKYQLRRTGGTKFLKNLDTGHPVFFCNDCASQFRTASTYISHLETHLGFSLKDLSKLPLNQIQEQQNVSKVLTNKTLGSLGIAEEDLGSTFQCKLCNRTFASKHAVKLHLSKTHGKSPEDHLIYVTELEKQ from the coding sequence CATATGTTCCTGAGGAAGAattgaaagcagcagaaatagaTGAAGACAGCGTGGAAGATGATGGGCTGTCTCTGGACATCCAGGAGAATGAGTATTTGTGCAATGAAGAAGCGGAGATCAAAGAGGCTCAAAGCTACCAGAACTCCCCAGTCAGCACTGCAACTAATCAGGATGCAGGCTATGGTTCGCCGTTTAGTGAAAACAGCGATCAGCTGGCCCATTTCAAAAGCACTTCCTctaaagaagagaaagaggatCCTCAGTGCACAGACAATGTTTCCTATCCACAGGACAGCTTGGCACAAATAAAAGCTGTGTATGCAAATTTGCTTTCAGAGACTTGCTGGTCCAGTTTAGCTTTGGACTTAAAGAAATCCAATCCAACCACCAGCAACAACGGAATCAGCCAGAATGAAAACGTGACCAGTACTGACACCAATGCCAATTCCCAGAGTACTTGTACTACCAGTACCAACACCAGTACCAGTACAACCACCAGCAGTACTAGTAACAGCAATAGTAACAGTGGTGGCTCGGGTTATGACTGGCACCAAGCTGCGTTGGCTAAAACTCTGCAGCAGACATCATCGTACGGACTTCTGCCGGAGCCGAGTCTCTTCAGCACGGTGCAGCTTTACCGGCAAAACAATAAACTCTATGGGTCTGTGTTCACCGGTGCCAGCAAGTTCCGATGCAAAGACTGCAGCGCAGCCTACGACACGCTGGTGGAGCTAACTGTGCACATGAATGAAACTGGACATTACCGTGATGACAACAGAGATAAAGAAGCCGATAAGACCAAGCGGTGGTCAAAGCCTAGGAAACGATCACTTATGGAAATGGAAGGCAAAGAGGATGCCCAGAAAGTGCTGAAGTGCATGTACTGTGGGCATTCGTTTGAGTCTTTGCAAGACCTCAGTGTCCACATGATAAAAACAAAGCATTACCAGAAAGTGCCTCTGAAGGAGCCAGTACCAGCCATCACCAAATTGGTCCCTTCTACCAAAAAGCGAGCACTTCAGGACTTGGCTTCGCCTTGTTCACCTGAACCAACAGGGATCACGGCAGAAGCTTCACTGGGTGAGTCTGCAAAGGATCAGAAAACTGCCAACCCCTACGTGACTCCGAACAACCGCTATGGCTATCAAAATGGTGCTAGCTACACTTGGCAGTTTGAGGCACGTAAAGCCCAAATACTGAAATGCATGGAATGTGGCAGTTCCCATGATACTTTGCAGCAGCTCACTGCTCACATGATGGTCACCGGTCATTTCTTGAAGGTGACCAATTCTGCTTCCAAAAAAGGCAAACAGCTTGTGTTGGACCCAGTGgtggaggagaaaatacagtCTATACCTCTTCCACCCACCACCCATACAAGGCTACCAGCCTCCAACATTAAAAAGCAGCCTGATTCCCCAGCGGGCTCCACAAATTCGGAGGAAAAGAAAGACctagagaaggaaaagctggtggtcactgaaacagagaaaaagattAAAGAAGAGAGTGAGGACTCTACAGAGAAATTCGAGCCAACAACTTTGTATCAATACCTCAGAGAGGAGGACCTAGATGATAGTCCTAAAGGCGGAATAGACATATTGAAATCCCTGGAGAACACAGTGACAACAGCCATCAGCAAAGCCCAGAATGGAGCCCCTTCCTGGGGAGGATATCCCAGTATCCATGCAGCTTACCAGCTCCCAGGGACAGTGAAACCCCTTCAGCCCGCGGTGCAGAGTGTTCAAATGCAGCCGTCCTACACGAGCAGTGTGAAATCGCTGTCGTCAGAACACAACGCACTCATCCATTCCCCAGGCAATCTCACACCCCCACCTCACAAGAGCAATGTATCTGCTATGGAGGAGCTAGTGGAGAAAGTTACTGGTAAAATcaacgtgaagaaggaagagaagcctttggagaaggagaagagttCTCCAGTTAAACCCATGTCACCAGCTGCTAAAGAAAACAAGGACTTcccaaaagcagaagaaataaataacaaacAGCAGCCAAAGAAGAGCTCTGAGTCTGAAGTTCAGAAGGTCAAAAAGGATAGTCCAGCAGAAGCACATACGCCAAATGGTACAGAGCCACTTAAAACAAAGGTTGCAAATGGCTGTAACAATTTAGGAATTATCACAGATCATTCACCTGAGCCATCCTTCATTAATCCATTGAGTGCTTTACAGTCCATTATGAATACCCACTTAGGCAAAATTTCTAAGCCGGTAAGCCCCTCTCTGGACCCTTTGGCCATGCTGTACAAAATTAGTAACAGCATGTTGGACAAACCCATTTACCCAACCACTCCAGTCAAGCAGGCTGACGCTATTGATCGGTATTACTATGAGAACAGCGATCAACCTATTGATTTAACCAAGTCCAAAAACAAGCCTCTTGTTTCCAGCGTGGCTGACTCTGCCTCATCCCCGCTGAGGGAGAGTGCCCTGCTGGATATTTCCGATATGGTGAAGAACCTCACGGGGCGTTTGACACCCAAGTCTTCAACTCCCTCTACCGTGTCAGAAAAGTCTGATGCTGATGGGAGCAGCTTTGAGGAAGCTCTGGATGAACTGTCACCAGTACACAAGAGGAAGGGCAGGCAGTCCAACTGGAACCCTCAGCATCTTCTGATCCTTCAAGCCCAGTTTGCTTCCAGCTTGAGGGAGACCCCGGAAGGCAAATACATTATGTCGGACCTAGGTCCACAAGAGCGGGTACACATCTCTAAGTTTACTGGTCTTTCCATGACCACAATTAGCCACTGGCTGGCCAATGTGAAGTATCAGTTAAGGAGGACAGGTGGAACtaaatttttaaagaacttGGACACAGGACatcctgttttcttttgcaatgaTTGTGCCTCTCAGTTCAGGACTGCTTCTACATACATAAGTCACTTAGAGACACACCTAGGGTTTAGTTTGAAGGATCTGTCAAAGTTGCCACTTAATCAGATTCAAGAACAGCAGAATGTTTCAAAAGTCCTCACAAACAAGACTTTGGGCTCACTTGGAATTGCTGAGGAGGACTTAGGCTCCACATTCCAATGTAAGCTCTGTAACCGAACTTTTGCAAGCAAGCATGCAGTCAAACTGCACCTTAGTAAAACACATGGCAAGTCCCCAGAGGACCATCTGATCTATGTAACTGAGTTAGAAAAACAATAG